One Oncorhynchus clarkii lewisi isolate Uvic-CL-2024 chromosome 32, UVic_Ocla_1.0, whole genome shotgun sequence DNA window includes the following coding sequences:
- the LOC139391798 gene encoding large ribosomal subunit protein eL14-like, whose product MVFKRYVEIGRVAYISFGPHAGSLVAIVDVIDQNRALVDGPCTGVKRQSMPFKCMQLTDYVIKVPHSARQKFVRRAWEKAQVTEKWAESNWAKKIEARQKRAQMSDFDRFKVMKAKKMRNKVIKHEVKRLQKEAAKKA is encoded by the exons ATG GTGTTCAAGCGCTACGTTGAGATTGGCCGCGTTGCTTACATCTCTTTCGGGCCCCACGCAGGCAGCCTGGTGGCCATCGTTGATGTCATCGACCAAAACAGA GCATTGGTGGATGGTCCCTGCACAGGGGTGAAGAGACAGTCAATGCCTTTCAAGTGCATGCAGCTCACTGACTACGTCATCAAAGTTCCACACAG CGCTCGTCAGAAGTTTGTGAGACGCGCCTGGGAAAAGGCCCAAGTCACTGAGAAGTGGGCAGAAAGCAACTGGGCCAAGAAGATCGAAGCCAGGCAAAAG AGGGCCCAGATGTCCGACTTTGATCGCTTTAAGGTGATGAAAGCCAAAAAGATG AGGAACAAGGTCATCAAGCATGAGGTGAAAAGGCTGCAGAAAGAGGCAGCGAAGAAGGCGTGA